In a genomic window of Mucilaginibacter sp. KACC 22063:
- a CDS encoding LruC domain-containing protein, with translation MNKLFTLFLCASVAAGLTSCKKDNGSTSTSPVTSANKIAPDGFDFSTTKTVNVNISLKDNNNGAIAGAVVSIYLPDNINVNASIFKGVTDKNGNLSAKVSVPSSYSQLIIDPAYVGLLRNATAKINNNTVTAVIGGKDGFSGDIVAEAGPTVANPSDKGVLTYANDGTNYVYPTGYTNTASAVVNNSTYPSNLGRPQYLEATPDVIDASLLSYINASLPESVALPNTHANFLSLTATPNINITAKSDVWVTFVSEGAGYTNSLAYYTYPTNTPPKTVNDIDKATMIFPNASSYGSGGGLKAGDKVKLGTFDAGISIGFVLIQNAWNGSGVNINNTKFYTDYKLNPENNTSLKKHTVLLWDDVHKLFIIGFEDINRENGSDNDFNDLVMYATSNPVTGISTSGVSTVDKGGDTDGDGVLDNLDAFPNDPTKAYISYYPSASTYSSLAFEDNFPNKGDYDMNDLLVNFRYQFVSNASNQVVEMTGTYNISAAGASFHNGFGVQLPVAASAVASVTGQQAISNYITFASNGVEAGQSKAVIIPFDNHEALIKNPDGSYLINTLLSKDKVSSGTATVVVKFATPVAASTLTPSAFNPFLISNLRRGYEVHLPNMAPTDKATTTLFGTGDDNTSVAAGRTYVSKENWPWAISFTGTFTYPLETVPITSAYPHFTDWASSAGINFTDWYSNTAAGYRDNSKLYTK, from the coding sequence ATGAACAAGTTATTTACCCTATTTTTATGTGCTTCAGTTGCAGCAGGTCTTACTTCTTGTAAGAAAGACAATGGCAGCACCAGCACAAGCCCTGTTACCAGCGCTAACAAAATTGCACCAGACGGTTTTGATTTTTCAACTACAAAAACGGTTAATGTTAATATATCACTTAAAGACAATAACAACGGCGCTATTGCAGGTGCGGTTGTAAGTATTTATCTGCCGGATAACATCAACGTAAATGCTTCTATATTTAAGGGAGTCACAGATAAGAACGGTAATCTTTCTGCTAAAGTAAGCGTACCTTCGTCGTACAGCCAGTTGATAATCGACCCGGCTTATGTAGGTTTATTGCGTAACGCTACTGCAAAAATCAACAACAATACAGTTACAGCAGTTATCGGTGGCAAAGATGGTTTTTCTGGTGACATTGTTGCAGAAGCTGGTCCTACAGTAGCAAATCCATCAGACAAAGGTGTATTAACTTATGCTAATGATGGCACTAACTATGTATACCCAACCGGTTACACTAATACAGCAAGCGCGGTAGTGAACAATTCTACTTACCCTTCTAACTTAGGCCGCCCGCAATATCTGGAGGCTACGCCCGATGTTATTGATGCTTCTTTATTGTCATACATTAATGCCTCGTTGCCAGAAAGTGTAGCGCTGCCAAATACACATGCCAACTTTTTAAGCCTCACCGCAACCCCAAATATCAACATTACTGCAAAATCAGACGTATGGGTTACCTTTGTTTCAGAAGGTGCAGGCTATACCAACAGTTTGGCTTACTATACTTACCCTACCAATACGCCGCCTAAAACAGTTAATGATATTGATAAGGCTACAATGATTTTCCCTAATGCCTCTTCTTATGGCTCTGGCGGTGGTTTAAAAGCGGGCGATAAAGTAAAATTAGGAACTTTTGATGCCGGTATCTCAATTGGGTTCGTATTAATTCAAAACGCATGGAATGGCAGTGGTGTAAACATTAATAACACCAAGTTTTATACAGACTATAAACTTAACCCTGAAAACAATACATCGCTTAAAAAACACACTGTTCTGCTTTGGGACGATGTACACAAACTATTTATAATAGGGTTTGAAGATATCAACCGCGAAAATGGTTCTGATAACGACTTTAACGATTTAGTGATGTATGCAACATCAAATCCTGTAACAGGTATTTCAACATCTGGAGTATCAACTGTAGACAAAGGTGGCGATACCGATGGCGATGGCGTTTTAGATAACTTAGATGCTTTCCCTAATGATCCGACCAAAGCCTACATTAGCTACTATCCATCAGCAAGTACCTATTCGAGCCTTGCTTTCGAAGATAACTTCCCTAACAAAGGCGATTATGACATGAATGACTTGCTGGTTAATTTCCGCTACCAGTTTGTAAGTAATGCATCAAACCAGGTAGTTGAAATGACAGGCACTTACAATATCAGTGCAGCAGGCGCATCATTCCACAACGGGTTTGGCGTACAATTGCCGGTTGCAGCTTCGGCAGTAGCTTCGGTAACGGGGCAGCAAGCCATCAGCAACTATATTACTTTTGCATCAAACGGTGTGGAAGCTGGCCAAAGTAAAGCGGTAATCATTCCGTTTGATAACCATGAGGCATTGATTAAAAATCCTGACGGATCATACCTGATCAATACATTATTATCAAAAGATAAAGTGAGCAGCGGTACAGCCACTGTAGTGGTTAAATTCGCTACTCCTGTTGCAGCTTCAACGTTAACGCCATCAGCCTTCAATCCGTTCCTGATCAGCAACCTGCGCCGTGGTTACGAGGTTCACTTGCCTAACATGGCACCAACCGATAAAGCAACTACTACTTTATTTGGTACCGGTGACGATAACACATCTGTGGCAGCAGGCCGTACTTATGTATCAAAAGAAAACTGGCCTTGGGCAATCAGCTTCACCGGGACATTTACCTACCCGTTAGAAACTGTGCCTATTACAAGCGCTTACCCTCACTTTACTGACTGGGCAAGTTCGGCTGGTATTAATTTTACCGACTGGTACAGCAATACAGCTGCAGGTTATCGCGATAACAGTAAGCTATACACCAAATAA